The sequence AAAACAGCCCGTGTTCGTGGTCTAAAAGGTGAAAAAGACAAGAAAAATGCCAGTTCTAGCAAATCTCGTCGTCGTGATGCAAGCAAGGATAAAAACTTTGAGCCAGATAGTGCCTTCAAAAAAGGCAAATCATCAGGTCGAGGTAATGCGAGCAAAGACAAAGCGGTAAAAGACCAAGTCGCGAAAGACAAAGCCAGTAGCAAACGTAAGAAAGCATCATCACAAACCAAAAAGATAGAGGCAAAACTTAAAGCTAAACGCGCTGCCAAACGCGATAACGCATAAAGTTTCGTTCTTCTGGTTCTCTTTTTAAAAGGCGGAGACCCCGCCTTTTATCTGTTTTGTGCCTTTTTATTTTTTAATGAGTAAATACCGCTATGAGCGAAGAAATTATTTATGGTATTCACGCAGTAACCGCATTACTTGAGCGTGATCCTGCACGTTTTAAAGAAGTTTATGTATTAAAAGGGCGTGAAGATCGCCGTTTAACACCTGTTATTCATGAATTAGAAGCACAAGGTATTCTGGTTCAAGTGGCGAATCGCCAATGGTTGGATAGCCAAACAGAGGGTGCTGTTCACCAAGGTATTATTGCTAAAGTAAAACCAGGTCGTCAGTATCAAGAACAAGATTTACCAGACTTATTAGCTAGTGTTGGTACGCCTTTCTTATTAGTGCTGGATGGTGTCACTGATCCCCATAATTTAGGGGCTTGTTTACGTAGTGCAGATGCCGCTGGTGTGCATGCTGTTATTGTCCCGAAAGATCGTTCTGCACAATTAAATGCAACGGCCAAAAAAGTGGCTTGTGGTGCGGCAGAAAGTGTCCCTTTAATTAAAGTGACTAACCTTGCTCGTACATTGCGTTTTCTGCAAGAAGAAAACATTTGGATTGTCGGCACAGCTGGCGAGGCAGACCATACTTTATATCAAAGCAAACTTACAGGCCCAATGGCATTAGTGATGGGCGCTGAAGGTGAAGGTATGCGCCGTTTAACACGTGAGCATTGTGATGAGCTAATTAGTATCCCTATGGCGGGTACCGTGTCTTCACTTAATGTTTCTGTGGCAACGGGTGTCTGTTTATTTGAAGCGATGCGTCAGCGTATTAGTGTAAAATAATCGCTTAGTCTATTTTATTCTCTATACTCCCTTGAGTTTTATTGACCGCGGGGGTATAGTGACGCGTCAATTTTTTCAGTCACAACTTAAACAAGTTCCTTGCCTCCATGGGTGGTGACTGACCCTGACAGGAGGCTGATAAATCCGTAAGGAGCAATATCAAATGCGTCATTACGAAATCGTTTTTATGGTTCATCCTGACCAGAGCGAACAAGTTCCGGGCATGATCGAGCGTTATAAAACCGCTATCACTAATGCAAATGGTCAGATCCACCGTCTAGAAGACTGGGGTCGTCGTCAATTAGCTTATCCAATCAACAAACTGCATAAAGCACACTACGTTCTAATGAACGTTGAAGCGCCGCAGGAAGTGATTGATGAACTGGAAACTACTTTCCGTTTCAACGATGCCGTTCTCCGCAACATGATTATGCGTACTAAACACGCAGTAACTGAAGCTTCTCCAATGGTTAAAGCAAAAGACGAACGCCGTCGTGATATCGCTGATGACCTCGATGATGAAGATGAAGTTGATGATGTAGCAGAGGATTCTGAAGAGTAATTAGTGCTGTGACGGCTAATAATCATTTGGTGCTAACTGGCACAGTGTGCAAAGCATTAATTCGAAAAGTTAGCCCCGCTGGGATCCCGCACTGTCAATTTGTTATTGAACATCGTTCAATTCAAGAAGAGGCGGGATTGAAAAGACAATCATGGTGCCGAATGCCCATTGTTGTTAGCGGGAAAGCGTTACAAGCAGTTACTCACAGTATA comes from Proteus vulgaris and encodes:
- the rlmB gene encoding 23S rRNA (guanosine(2251)-2'-O)-methyltransferase RlmB, with product MSEEIIYGIHAVTALLERDPARFKEVYVLKGREDRRLTPVIHELEAQGILVQVANRQWLDSQTEGAVHQGIIAKVKPGRQYQEQDLPDLLASVGTPFLLVLDGVTDPHNLGACLRSADAAGVHAVIVPKDRSAQLNATAKKVACGAAESVPLIKVTNLARTLRFLQEENIWIVGTAGEADHTLYQSKLTGPMALVMGAEGEGMRRLTREHCDELISIPMAGTVSSLNVSVATGVCLFEAMRQRISVK
- the rpsF gene encoding 30S ribosomal protein S6, yielding MRHYEIVFMVHPDQSEQVPGMIERYKTAITNANGQIHRLEDWGRRQLAYPINKLHKAHYVLMNVEAPQEVIDELETTFRFNDAVLRNMIMRTKHAVTEASPMVKAKDERRRDIADDLDDEDEVDDVAEDSEE
- the priB gene encoding primosomal replication protein N, yielding MTANNHLVLTGTVCKALIRKVSPAGIPHCQFVIEHRSIQEEAGLKRQSWCRMPIVVSGKALQAVTHSITVGSQITVSGFISSHQARNGLFKLVLHAEQIELIDSGD